A portion of the Microbacterium hominis genome contains these proteins:
- a CDS encoding glycogen/starch/alpha-glucan phosphorylase, producing MIGPASDIDGFVREFLLNLNFDRGVALSASSVTDRYFALAYTVRDYLMARWLEDVRRAIADDAKVVAYLSAEYLLGRQLDNNLLATGLADIATEALAQCGIDIADLRAAEVEPGLGNGGLGRLAACFIDSLATMRVPNVGYGIRYEYGIFRQTFVDGQQVEQPDSWLELGSPWEFPHPEAAQTISFGGHTEKYDDDGVERSRWVPGWNVQAVPYNLMVPGYENGVVNTLRLWSAKATTAFDLRIFNSGDYEEAVRAQTYAENISKVLYPEDSTPQGKELRLQQQYFFVAASIHDLLDLLGPAFDLTRLPERVIFQLNDTHPVIAVPELMRVLVDERKLDWDAAWEITQKCFAYTCHTLLPEALEVWSVELLGRLLPRHLEIIYRINEEFLDEVRERYGHDLIRLRDMSIIAEFPERAVRMAYLATIAGAKVNGVAELHSQLLRDKVLPQFNEFFPGKFTNVTNGVTPRRFVRQANPALSRVITDAIGDGWITDLDELRRLEPLADDAGFRAAFAQAKAANKRRLDGVLRARDGLALDEDHMLDVMVKRLHEYKRQMLKVLHIVTLYDRLLWGDPADDAPARTFLFGAKAAPGYTMAKRIIHLINAVGKTINDDPRARGKLAVLFPPNYNVTLAETVIPAADLSEQVSLAGKEASGTGNMKFALNGALTIGTDDGANVEIRQLVGDENFFLFGMSEPEVEELWAKGYHPTAFYQADENLKRALDLIASGAFSGGDRSVFEPVVSNLLYDDRFMVLADYASYIQAQDAVDVAYRDSDAWTRSAILNVARTGFFSSDRSMRDYIDRIWHTPPLA from the coding sequence GTGATCGGCCCCGCGAGCGACATCGACGGGTTCGTGCGGGAGTTCCTGCTGAACCTCAACTTCGACCGCGGGGTCGCGCTGTCGGCCTCCAGCGTCACCGACCGGTACTTCGCACTCGCCTACACCGTGCGCGACTACCTCATGGCGCGCTGGCTCGAAGACGTGCGCCGGGCGATCGCCGACGACGCGAAGGTGGTCGCCTATCTGTCGGCGGAGTACCTGCTGGGCCGACAGCTCGACAACAACCTCCTCGCGACCGGACTCGCCGACATCGCGACCGAGGCGCTCGCGCAGTGCGGCATCGACATCGCCGACCTGCGAGCCGCCGAGGTCGAGCCGGGCCTCGGCAACGGCGGCCTCGGGCGCCTCGCCGCCTGCTTCATCGACTCGCTCGCCACCATGCGCGTGCCCAACGTCGGGTATGGCATCCGCTACGAGTACGGCATCTTCCGCCAGACCTTCGTCGACGGACAGCAGGTGGAGCAGCCCGACTCCTGGCTGGAGCTGGGCTCGCCGTGGGAGTTCCCCCACCCTGAGGCCGCCCAGACGATCTCGTTCGGCGGGCACACCGAGAAGTACGACGACGACGGCGTCGAGCGCTCGCGCTGGGTGCCCGGCTGGAACGTGCAGGCCGTGCCGTACAACCTCATGGTGCCGGGGTACGAGAACGGCGTCGTCAACACGTTGCGGCTGTGGAGCGCCAAGGCGACCACCGCGTTCGACCTGCGCATCTTCAACTCCGGCGACTACGAAGAGGCGGTGCGCGCCCAGACGTACGCCGAGAACATCTCCAAAGTGCTCTACCCCGAGGACTCCACGCCGCAGGGCAAGGAGCTGCGCCTGCAGCAGCAGTACTTCTTCGTCGCGGCATCCATTCACGACCTGCTCGACCTGCTGGGCCCCGCGTTCGACCTCACCCGCCTCCCCGAGCGGGTGATCTTCCAGCTCAACGACACCCACCCGGTCATCGCCGTGCCGGAGCTCATGCGCGTGCTCGTCGACGAGCGCAAGCTGGACTGGGATGCCGCGTGGGAGATCACGCAGAAGTGCTTCGCGTACACCTGCCACACGCTTCTGCCGGAGGCGCTCGAGGTCTGGTCTGTCGAGCTGCTCGGCCGCCTGCTGCCGCGGCACCTCGAGATCATCTACCGCATCAACGAGGAGTTCCTCGACGAGGTGCGCGAGCGGTACGGACACGACCTCATCCGCCTGCGCGACATGTCGATCATCGCGGAGTTCCCGGAGCGCGCCGTGCGCATGGCCTACCTCGCCACGATCGCGGGCGCCAAGGTGAACGGCGTGGCGGAGCTGCACTCGCAGCTGCTGCGCGACAAAGTGCTGCCGCAGTTCAACGAGTTCTTCCCCGGCAAGTTCACCAACGTCACCAACGGCGTGACACCGCGCCGGTTCGTGCGGCAGGCCAACCCCGCGCTCTCGCGGGTGATCACCGACGCGATCGGCGACGGGTGGATCACCGACCTCGACGAGCTTCGGCGCCTCGAGCCCCTCGCCGACGACGCCGGTTTCCGCGCCGCGTTCGCTCAGGCCAAAGCGGCCAACAAGCGTCGCCTCGACGGGGTGCTGCGCGCCCGCGACGGCCTCGCGCTCGACGAGGACCACATGCTCGACGTGATGGTCAAGCGCCTGCACGAGTACAAGCGCCAGATGCTCAAGGTGCTCCACATCGTCACGCTCTATGACCGGCTGCTGTGGGGCGACCCGGCCGATGACGCGCCCGCCCGCACCTTCCTCTTCGGGGCGAAGGCGGCCCCGGGTTACACGATGGCCAAGCGCATCATCCACCTCATCAACGCCGTCGGGAAGACCATCAACGACGACCCGCGGGCGCGCGGCAAGCTCGCGGTGCTGTTCCCGCCGAACTACAACGTGACCCTCGCCGAGACCGTGATCCCCGCAGCCGACCTGTCGGAGCAGGTCTCGCTCGCCGGCAAGGAGGCCTCGGGCACCGGCAACATGAAGTTCGCGCTCAACGGCGCGCTCACGATCGGCACCGACGACGGCGCCAACGTCGAGATCCGCCAGCTCGTCGGGGACGAGAACTTCTTCCTGTTCGGCATGTCCGAGCCGGAGGTCGAGGAGCTGTGGGCGAAGGGCTACCACCCGACCGCGTTCTATCAGGCCGACGAGAACCTCAAGCGCGCCCTCGACCTCATCGCCTCCGGCGCGTTCTCGGGCGGCGACCGCTCCGTGTTCGAGCCGGTCGTGTCGAACCTGCTCTACGACGACCGCTTCATGGTGCTGGCCGACTACGCCTCGTACATCCAGGCGCAGGATGCCGTCGACGTCGCGTACCGGGACTCCGACGCGTGGACGCGATCGGCCATCCTCAACGTCGCGCGC
- a CDS encoding glutamine amidotransferase, translating to MKPFVLLATRAEDVPADEEYELFLRYTGLAERELLRVRLEAEDMPRFDLDALSGIFVGGGPFNASDPLEKKSVVQRRVEAEFAALLDEVVPRDFPFLGACYGIGTLGAHQGAAIDRTYPEPIGVVPVTLSEEGLADPLLAGLPSTFEAFVGHKEAISHLPASATLLGSSPACPVQMFRVGRNVYATQFHPELDVEGITTRIHAYAGYGYFAADDLELTLAAVHRAAVAHPSRILRRFVERYARD from the coding sequence GTGAAGCCGTTCGTCCTCCTCGCGACGCGCGCCGAAGATGTTCCGGCCGACGAGGAGTACGAGCTCTTCCTCCGCTACACGGGGCTCGCCGAGCGCGAGCTCCTGCGGGTGCGGCTCGAGGCCGAGGACATGCCCCGCTTCGACCTCGATGCGCTCAGCGGCATCTTCGTCGGCGGCGGTCCCTTCAACGCCTCGGATCCGCTCGAGAAGAAGTCCGTCGTGCAGCGCCGGGTCGAGGCGGAGTTCGCGGCGCTCCTCGACGAGGTGGTGCCGCGCGACTTCCCGTTCCTCGGCGCGTGCTACGGCATCGGCACCCTCGGCGCGCACCAGGGGGCGGCGATCGACCGCACCTATCCCGAGCCCATCGGCGTGGTGCCGGTGACCCTGAGCGAGGAGGGACTGGCCGATCCGCTGCTGGCGGGGCTGCCGAGCACCTTCGAGGCGTTCGTCGGCCACAAGGAGGCCATCTCGCACCTCCCCGCCTCCGCGACCCTGCTGGGCTCGTCGCCCGCGTGCCCGGTGCAGATGTTCCGCGTCGGCCGCAATGTGTATGCGACGCAGTTCCATCCGGAACTCGACGTCGAGGGCATCACCACCCGAATCCACGCGTACGCCGGATACGGCTACTTCGCCGCCGACGACCTCGAGCTGACGCTGGCCGCCGTCCACCGCGCGGCGGTGGCCCACCCGAGCCGCATCCTGCGCCGCTTCGTCGAGCGGTACGCGCGCGACTGA
- a CDS encoding NAD(P)H-hydrate epimerase, translating to MSVTVPTYTAAQVRAAEQPLLEAGEPLMRRAAAALARIVREERTTGDRRVLVLAGSGDNGGDALLAAADLADAEDLVIDVLPVGTRVHEAALGAAVAAGARLIDVSEIAAGHGADGSMDAAPDVVLDGVLGLGGSGARALRGTAAAAVSALLPAVAAGRTRVIAVDLPSGLDPDAGAMAGAILPATLTVTFGGVKAGLVTGRGPEFAGEVVLVDIGLGAGLAAAEPAGEASISRVVSG from the coding sequence ATGAGCGTCACTGTGCCGACCTACACCGCCGCGCAGGTGCGCGCCGCCGAGCAGCCGCTCCTGGAGGCGGGGGAGCCGCTCATGCGCCGCGCGGCTGCGGCCCTCGCCCGGATCGTGCGCGAGGAACGCACCACCGGCGATCGGCGCGTGCTGGTGCTGGCCGGCAGCGGCGACAACGGCGGTGACGCGCTGTTGGCCGCCGCGGATCTCGCCGATGCGGAAGACCTCGTCATCGATGTGCTGCCCGTCGGCACCCGTGTGCACGAGGCGGCGCTGGGCGCCGCGGTGGCGGCGGGCGCGCGGCTCATCGACGTGAGCGAGATCGCGGCCGGGCACGGTGCGGACGGATCGATGGATGCCGCACCCGACGTCGTGCTCGACGGCGTGCTCGGACTCGGCGGGTCGGGCGCGCGGGCGCTCCGCGGCACCGCCGCGGCCGCCGTCTCGGCGCTGCTGCCCGCGGTGGCCGCGGGGCGCACCCGCGTGATCGCGGTGGACCTGCCGAGCGGCCTCGACCCCGACGCGGGCGCGATGGCCGGCGCGATCCTCCCGGCGACCCTCACGGTGACCTTCGGCGGGGTGAAGGCGGGACTCGTCACCGGGCGGGGGCCGGAGTTCGCGGGCGAGGTCGTGCTCGTCGACATCGGCCTCGGCGCCGGCCTGGCCGCCGCGGAGCCCGCGGGCGAGGCATCCATCTCCCGCGTCGTCTCGGGGTGA
- a CDS encoding YihY/virulence factor BrkB family protein, giving the protein MRDLIARIKQFIKKAIAWVLTLKLVRSFLLYIEYRGPMLADSVTYRTLFSVFAGVLLGFTIAAIWLGDNPQVIEAIVAAVDAAVPGLVGPGGVVDPEDITAPAGLTFASIASAVVLVFTAISAITALRNAMRLIAGKLRDDLPYVWKMLRNLALAIGIALALVASAVMTVLANVGVDLVANLFGVSESGPAARTLTRWAGIGVVFLLDVAVIAVLFLSLSGVKAPARALWPGALLGGAGLIVLQELSGLFVGGATSNPLLATFASLIALLLWFNLSAQVILIASAYIVVGVLESEDRVREKYGASTFAQRRVRRAEAAVQAASDELRTAREAEAKERASA; this is encoded by the coding sequence ATGCGTGATCTGATCGCACGGATCAAACAGTTCATCAAGAAGGCCATCGCGTGGGTGCTCACGCTCAAGCTCGTGCGCTCCTTCCTGCTGTACATCGAGTACCGCGGGCCGATGCTGGCCGACAGCGTCACCTACCGCACGCTGTTCAGCGTGTTCGCGGGTGTGCTGCTGGGCTTCACGATCGCCGCCATCTGGCTCGGCGACAACCCCCAGGTGATCGAGGCGATCGTCGCGGCGGTCGACGCGGCCGTGCCGGGGCTCGTCGGGCCGGGTGGCGTGGTCGACCCCGAAGACATCACGGCCCCTGCCGGCCTCACCTTCGCATCCATCGCCTCGGCCGTGGTGCTGGTGTTCACCGCCATCAGCGCGATCACGGCGCTGCGCAACGCGATGCGGCTGATCGCGGGCAAGCTGCGCGACGATCTGCCCTACGTGTGGAAGATGCTGCGCAACCTCGCCCTCGCGATCGGGATCGCCCTCGCGCTGGTCGCCTCGGCCGTGATGACCGTGCTCGCCAACGTCGGCGTCGACCTGGTGGCGAACCTGTTCGGCGTCTCCGAGTCCGGCCCTGCGGCACGCACCCTCACCCGGTGGGCCGGCATCGGCGTCGTCTTCCTCCTGGATGTCGCCGTGATCGCGGTGCTGTTCCTCTCCCTGTCGGGGGTCAAGGCGCCGGCGCGAGCGCTGTGGCCGGGCGCGCTCCTGGGCGGGGCGGGGCTCATCGTGCTGCAGGAGCTGTCGGGCCTGTTCGTGGGCGGAGCCACCTCCAACCCGCTGCTGGCGACCTTCGCCTCGCTGATCGCGCTGCTGCTGTGGTTCAACCTGTCGGCGCAGGTGATCCTCATCGCCTCGGCCTACATCGTCGTCGGCGTGCTCGAAAGCGAAGACCGTGTGCGCGAGAAGTACGGCGCGTCGACGTTCGCGCAGCGCCGGGTGCGTCGCGCCGAAGCCGCGGTGCAGGCGGCGAGCGACGAGCTGCGCACCGCACGCGAGGCCGAGGCGAAGGAGCGTGCATCGGCATGA
- a CDS encoding GspE/PulE family protein, translating into MRGLAQTLVLTGAVRAADMSAALAEVGDGPELPQLLVSRSIITEGQVAEAVALQTGHRYFDMSEVQIAPDVLSLVPGNLCRKYQLIPLDRTRGKVIVGMLDPTDIIAIDDITSLTDLQVEAIVVAGDALRQAFERYLRSDEELSDLSEQMGESAASTTPGVVFTESLDEQDADAPVVRFVNLLITQAINDRASDIHIEPGENSLAVRFRIDGVLHEMQHAPRAIQDGVISRLKIMSSIDIAEKRKPQDGRLSVTHEGRTIDLRVATLPTVWGEKIVMRILDTSGTALAMSDLRFSAINEQRFRAAITRPHGMVLATGPTGSGKSTTLYTALRTVANPRINVITVEDPVEYRIAGINQVQVNNRAGLTFASALRSILRSDPDVVLVGEIRDKETAVISIEAALTGHLVLSTLHTNDAPSALTRLTEIGTEPFLVATALSAVVAQRLARRLCTRCREPYTESGDVLDSLGFPHDPSDLPEIFRAKGCQACSGTGYRGRVGLHEVMTMSDELEQLVVTRATGTEMRQVAIAQGMVSLRDDGWGKVAEGLTTIEEVLRVSL; encoded by the coding sequence GTGAGGGGACTCGCACAGACACTCGTGCTGACCGGGGCCGTGCGCGCGGCGGACATGTCCGCCGCGCTCGCCGAGGTCGGCGACGGGCCGGAGCTGCCGCAGCTGCTCGTCAGCCGCAGCATCATCACCGAGGGGCAGGTCGCCGAAGCGGTGGCGCTGCAGACCGGCCACCGCTACTTCGACATGAGCGAGGTGCAGATCGCACCCGACGTGCTGAGCCTCGTGCCCGGCAACCTCTGCCGCAAGTACCAGCTCATTCCGCTGGATCGCACGCGCGGCAAGGTGATCGTCGGGATGCTGGATCCCACCGACATCATCGCGATCGACGACATCACCAGCCTCACCGACCTGCAGGTCGAGGCGATCGTCGTCGCCGGCGACGCGCTGCGCCAGGCGTTCGAGCGGTACCTGCGCTCCGACGAGGAGCTCAGCGACCTCTCCGAGCAGATGGGCGAGTCCGCGGCATCCACGACTCCCGGCGTCGTGTTCACCGAGTCGCTCGATGAGCAGGATGCCGACGCCCCCGTCGTGCGCTTCGTGAACCTGCTCATCACGCAGGCGATCAACGACCGCGCGAGCGACATCCACATCGAGCCCGGCGAGAACTCGCTGGCGGTGCGGTTCCGCATCGACGGCGTGCTGCACGAGATGCAGCACGCGCCCCGCGCGATCCAGGACGGCGTCATCTCGCGCCTGAAGATCATGTCGTCGATCGACATCGCCGAGAAGCGCAAGCCGCAGGACGGCCGTCTGTCGGTCACGCACGAGGGCCGCACGATCGACCTGCGCGTGGCGACGCTGCCGACCGTGTGGGGCGAGAAGATCGTCATGCGCATCCTCGACACCTCGGGCACCGCCCTCGCGATGAGCGACCTGCGGTTCTCGGCGATCAACGAGCAGCGCTTCCGCGCCGCCATCACCCGCCCGCACGGCATGGTGCTCGCCACCGGCCCCACGGGCTCGGGAAAGTCGACGACGCTCTACACGGCGCTGCGCACGGTGGCCAACCCCCGCATCAACGTCATCACGGTCGAAGACCCGGTGGAGTACCGCATCGCGGGCATCAACCAGGTGCAGGTGAACAACCGCGCCGGGCTCACGTTCGCCTCGGCGCTGCGCTCGATCCTGCGCAGCGACCCCGACGTGGTGCTGGTGGGCGAGATCCGCGACAAGGAGACGGCGGTCATCTCCATCGAGGCCGCCCTCACCGGACACCTCGTACTCTCGACGCTGCACACCAACGACGCCCCCTCGGCGCTCACCCGGCTCACCGAGATCGGCACCGAGCCGTTCCTCGTGGCCACCGCACTCTCGGCCGTCGTCGCCCAGCGCCTCGCCCGGCGCCTGTGCACCCGCTGCCGCGAGCCGTACACCGAGAGCGGCGACGTGCTCGATTCCCTCGGCTTCCCGCACGATCCGAGCGACCTGCCGGAGATCTTCCGCGCGAAGGGATGCCAGGCCTGCTCGGGCACCGGCTACCGCGGCCGCGTCGGCCTCCACGAGGTGATGACGATGTCCGACGAGCTCGAGCAGCTGGTCGTGACCCGCGCCACCGGCACCGAGATGCGCCAGGTCGCCATCGCGCAGGGCATGGTCTCTCTCCGCGACGACGGCTGGGGCAAGGTGGCCGAGGGCCTCACGACCATCGAAGAGGTGCTGCGCGTCTCGCTCTGA
- a CDS encoding type II secretion system F family protein has translation MAVVQEFTYRAVDPRGGAVVKGTIEAASEAAVTTKLKAQGLTPLDVSAVSKTGLQMEIKIPGLTKHVSAKNLAIFAKQMSGLINAGLPLMRTLAILIEQTEDKKLQPALVAVHADIEAGSSLSAAMARHPDIFPPLMLSIVRVGETGGFLGPALASLAENYRKEAELQNKIRAATTYPTIVLIVAILGVLAMVTFIVPIFEGMFASLGGQLPLPTQILVVLSNNMGWFLPLLAVVVFIGWIWWMRNRHTERVRKVIDPIKLKMPIFGPLNTKLAVSRFARNLSMMLNAGVPIIQALGIVGQASNNHKVEQAVLSVQESIRQGKSFAAPLEKADVFPLMVPQMVSVGEESGTLVEMLASIADFYEDEVETATSQLSSTIEPVLIVGLGVIIGGMVVSLYLPIFTLYGELSQQ, from the coding sequence ATGGCCGTCGTGCAGGAGTTCACCTACCGCGCGGTCGACCCGCGCGGGGGAGCGGTCGTGAAGGGCACGATCGAGGCCGCCAGCGAAGCGGCCGTCACCACCAAGCTGAAGGCACAGGGACTCACTCCGCTCGATGTGTCGGCCGTGTCGAAGACCGGCCTGCAGATGGAGATCAAGATCCCCGGGCTGACCAAGCACGTGTCGGCCAAGAACCTCGCGATCTTCGCCAAGCAGATGTCCGGTCTCATCAACGCCGGCCTCCCGCTCATGCGCACCCTCGCGATCCTCATCGAACAGACCGAGGACAAGAAGCTGCAGCCGGCGCTCGTGGCCGTGCACGCCGATATCGAGGCGGGCTCGTCGCTGTCGGCGGCCATGGCGCGGCATCCCGACATCTTCCCGCCCCTCATGCTGAGCATCGTGCGCGTCGGCGAGACCGGCGGATTCCTGGGGCCGGCGCTCGCCTCGCTCGCGGAGAACTACCGCAAAGAGGCCGAGCTGCAGAACAAGATCCGCGCCGCCACGACCTACCCGACGATCGTGCTGATCGTCGCGATCCTGGGCGTGCTGGCGATGGTCACCTTCATCGTGCCGATCTTCGAGGGCATGTTCGCGAGCCTGGGCGGCCAGCTGCCGCTTCCCACCCAGATCCTCGTCGTGCTGTCGAACAACATGGGGTGGTTCCTGCCGCTGCTGGCCGTGGTCGTGTTCATCGGCTGGATCTGGTGGATGCGCAACCGGCACACCGAGCGGGTGCGCAAGGTGATCGACCCGATCAAGCTGAAGATGCCGATCTTCGGCCCGCTGAACACCAAGCTCGCCGTGTCGCGGTTCGCCCGGAACCTCTCGATGATGCTCAACGCGGGAGTGCCGATCATCCAGGCTCTCGGCATCGTCGGCCAGGCCTCGAACAACCACAAGGTCGAGCAAGCCGTTCTCAGCGTGCAGGAGTCGATCCGCCAGGGCAAGTCGTTCGCGGCGCCGCTGGAGAAGGCCGACGTCTTCCCGCTGATGGTTCCGCAGATGGTGTCGGTCGGCGAGGAGTCGGGCACGCTCGTGGAGATGCTCGCGAGCATCGCCGACTTCTACGAGGACGAGGTCGAGACGGCCACCTCGCAGCTGTCGTCGACCATCGAGCCGGTGCTCATCGTCGGCCTCGGCGTCATCATCGGAGGCATGGTCGTCTCGCTGTACCTGCCGATCTTCACGCTGTACGGCGAACTCAGTCAGCAATAG